From the Caloenas nicobarica isolate bCalNic1 chromosome 2, bCalNic1.hap1, whole genome shotgun sequence genome, the window TGAAAAACCAAATAAAGGCTCAAACTGGCTTCGTGGTTCTTtatcattttacttttatttccattgcCACCCTTTCAAATGTGCTCCGTGGGGCTTCGTACAAGACGTTTGATGGTCAGGAGGCAACACGGGCATTGAGAGAGATTAACAAAGGGCTGCCCGTGGGACGGCCACCACCTGTCCCCACATCTTTGTGGGCGCAGCTGGGCAAAGCAGGGCCACAGCTGGATCCAGCTGTGCACCTACAGTGCCCGTGGGACCCTGAAGACTCAAATATGTGGCTTTCCCCCTTCTCCCggtcttttaaaaagcaaagcgCAGCTCCTGCTCTTGGCACAGGAGCATCAACTCCCCGCATTTTCAGCCCAGATTTAAAGGAAATCAGGTCTCCGTGAAGACCTGAcggctccttttttttttttccgcagGGTTCGTTTTGGGTCAGCGGAGCCGCACACGTAGCAAAGGGGCAGAAACGGCCTGAAAGCGACTGGCGACAAGCGGAGAGAAGCAATCGCAAATGACAGGCGAGACTCCGGGCCGTTTCTGGAATTGCGGGATGAATTCCAGCGTAAAAAAGCTGCAGCGAAACCCCGGGGCTACCCCGGGCCATTCGGAGTCCACTTCCCATAGCGCCAACAAACGCTaaagagaatcatagaatcattttggttggaagggaccctcaagatcgagtccagcCTTTAACCAGAGGCAAGAGAACAGCGCCTTCAGCTTTTAACACGGGGGTTTTATTTCGCTGCTTGGTAGAAATTCCCGCTGTCGAACGCTGTTGTTTGTGCTAAACCAGAGTTACTGAGcgctttctttttctccaaaagtGTTGAAAGAGGAtgggggcagctggtgggtCCTGCAGAAAGTGACGGAGCATTAAAACAGAGCGGAAAACAGGAGCTTTTGGAGCGTTTTGCAGCACGCCAGCCAAAATCCGAACCGGTACGTACACCCTTCCAGGGGATTAAAGGCTCAGCGGGGGAAGGGATGACTAAGGGGGGCAGGAACGTTTTGAGGACAAAACCGTTTTGAGGCCGTTTCCTTCGTTTTCCCCCATCGCGGGGGTCACCGTGGGGTGGGAGCCccggggggcaggggggtccCGCCGCGGGGGGGGAGCCGCCCGAGCGCCGCCCGAGCGCGCTCGGGAGGGGGCGGAGCCAGCGGGAGAGGGGGCGGTGCCACGGGcagagggggcggggccagcgggAGAGGGACTGATCCAATGGGAgaaggggcggggccagcgggagagggggcggggccagcgggAGAAAGAGGCGGTGGCCGCGGGAGCGCCCTCCCCGCCAGCAGGTGGCGCCCACTCCCAGGCGGACACAcacaagatggcggcggcggcagcgaaCGCCGGCGGCGCCGGGCAGCTGTGACGGCGTTCGGGCCTGCCCGCCGCCATGTTGGTGAGGGCGGGAGCGGCGGTGAGCGGCCTGCCCGGGCTGCGCCGGTtgtggcggggcggggggagcggggccgccgccTGTTTCCCGCTGGGCCGGGCGCTGCTGGGCGTGCGGGGCGCAGACGCCGCCGTGTTCTTGCAGGGGCTGCTCACGAATGACGTCACGCGGCTGGTGGCGGGGGACGCACCCCCCGCCGCGGCGGTGCCCCGCGCGCTATATGCGCATGCGCTGAACGTGCAGGGCCGCTGCCTGTATGACCTCATCCTCTACAGGTGAGACCaagcgggggaggggggggggagATGGGCGAAACCACTGcgaggcgggcgggggggggggttgcTATGGGAACGGGGCCGCGCGGGCTTGGCGGGCTCCTGCGTGTTGGCAGGTCGTTCCCGCCGGTGGCGACGTTGCACACCGGTCCCTAGGGCGTTTCTGGCTTGTTTGTATGAAACAATGTGCAAAACGGTGTGTATCGTGTATATTTTTCATCGCTGGCTGCAATCTCTGTGAGTTATCCCAGCAATTAAGAGcaatcgtagaatcacagaatcattttggttgggaaagaCCACAAGTTTTGTCAAGGTGCTAAGTCTAACCATACAGACAAGGTGACAATTTAACTTCTTTAGAGGCTTATTCACCCCAAAATGCCTCCCAAACCCTGGTTTCTCTAGTGTGGCGTATTCCCCCAAGGGTATGTTCATCCCCACACCCAACTTTGCTGATTATAAAGCTTTCTCCACCTGCCTATCATAGCCAGCTACTTGTGAACAGTGAATTAACCTATCACTGTGTGTGAGTAATTAGTTTATAACTTAAAACCTTCAGAGAAGTGACTGCACTATGCCCAGCAACACCAGCCCCCCCAGAGACCCCATTAGAGCCAGCGTGGAACAgtgcaggagatgctgctgcttgcaagaatagaatcattttggttggaaaagacctttaaggtcatgGAGTCCGACcgttaccccacccctggcactgccccatgtccctgagaacctcatctccatctgtccaacccctccagggatggtgactccagcactgccctgggcagcctgttccaatgcccaacagccctttgggaaagaaattgttccccagacccaacctcaacctcccctggcgcaacttgaggccgtttctttgtgtccctgtctcccctcagctcctgttctccagctgaacccccagctccctcagccgctcccatcacacttgtgctccagccccttccccagctccgttcccttctctcaactcgctccagcacctcaaggtctcaGTGTCATgatctgaatattttaatatttttaacatggCCCTCTATGGGCATATTTGGGCTGTGTCCGAACCGTGCTGTTTGTGTTGTCTCACAGGTGTTAGTGTTATAGTCACTGCCATGTGGCATAGAATAATTACACCGTATAACCACCTGATGTGTCAATCAGTGAAAAATTAAGCTGGTCTAAACTGTCAGGTTAATGGTGTGGTGACTAATGTGAGGCACAGCTGGACAAAACTGCTCGTCCTAAAAGTCACCTCGCTGTGTGGCCAGACCTGTTTCTGTCCCCAGGGAGAGCCGAGGACGCTGTTTGCTATTGCTATTACGCTGCAATTATGGAACTCAGTGGTACTCTAAAATACTCCTGTTTGCAGTCTGATCCAGCACCGCGTAGAGGTGAACCGCATGTTACTCATCGCACCCCTTTACGTTCCTGTAAAGAGATTTTAGACCTGTACAGTATTGCCATGAACCATATGTTGACCTAAAGAAAATTGGAAGAGCAACAGTAACTCCAAAGTTTCCAAAAAGTATTTGACagtcaaactcgttttcacaGGGACCAAAAGACATGCCGTATTTAAATACAAAGCCTCTTGCCGTCAACAACTGTGACCACTTTAGAATGAACCAGCTCATTGCATGCTGAAGCAACATTGTTGGTCAAGAAACCAGTTTCTGGCATAGCGCTATTtgtagttacttttgctttccaTGAGAGACTGCAAAGAGTAAGATGTAGACATTAACACCTCGTGAATACATTTGATTTTCCACTAAGCTATAGCTTTATTCAGCATGACGGTAGATAAGGGTAGCAGGAAACAATCATTGAAGCTTaaagaatgtttttaaagtaactaCTAAGGCCTCATGTTTGTTCTGAaactgcttattttattttcagggaatactgtttaatttaattgtctTAATTGGCTGAAATGGCTGAAAAATTCAGGTATTTCGCTCCGGGGAGCTGAGTGCTGCTTTTGTATGCTCCAGCAGCCTTCAGTGAAATTCTCCAGATCTCTGGATTCACACCAGGATCAAGATAAAGCCCGTTGGCTTCCGCTGCTGTGCGGcttttggttcgtttttttttttttttgaccttgTAGGTGTTACTTTTTTTAGGCTTCACGAGAGCCCGGGAGAAGAGCCGCACATCCTGCTGGAGTGTGACGACGGCGTGCTGGACGCCGTACAAAAACATCTGAAACTGTACAAGATCCGGAGGAAAGTAAACATCGCCCCTTGCCTTGACCTCTCTTTGTGGGCTGTCGTCCCCAGGGAGCCGGCTGGAGACATCGCTGGTTCCCTCGCTAAATGTGGAGACCAGGCTCTGGTTTTAACTCCTGACCCCAGAACAGAAGTCATGGGGTGGAGGCTGATTACAAAGAAAGGAGCAAATCTATCGGAGATTATCCCCGGGAGTCATATTGGAAATATTCAGGATTACCACACGCACAGGTATAAACAAGGTAAAGCCAAGTCCTCAAATGTACTCTGCGTCACTGGATTTTTGGGagagatatttatttttgtactaCCACGGTTTCATCTTATTATTGGAGTCCATACACTGATCTAAGACAAAGGAATAAATTAGAAAAGCCATTGGTACGTCTCATTTTGCTTAACTTGTTAATAAGTGCAGGAATTATTTGCTGCTTTGAGGATAAAAGTAGTTATAATTCCATCTGGTGGCAGAATCAACATTAAGTAGTTTCCTGTTACTAAGACTGCGGGGTGATGGATCGGGGACAccaacagcaaaagaaaaccaGGATTATTCATTTTCTTAGAGGGAAACTTTGGTGGTTTGAGTCATTTTGATTATTTGGGGATTACGCACAGtctgtgtgttttccttgttgctaagggaggaaaaggaaacaccCTGACTTACTTTGCTAAAAATGTACGAGTGGATTCGCAGAGTTAACTCGGA encodes:
- the IBA57 gene encoding putative transferase CAF17, mitochondrial isoform X1 — encoded protein: MLVRAGAAVSGLPGLRRLWRGGGSGAAACFPLGRALLGVRGADAAVFLQGLLTNDVTRLVAGDAPPAAAVPRALYAHALNVQGRCLYDLILYRLHESPGEEPHILLECDDGVLDAVQKHLKLYKIRRKVNIAPCLDLSLWAVVPREPAGDIAGSLAKCGDQALVLTPDPRTEVMGWRLITKKGANLSEIIPGSHIGNIQDYHTHRYKQGIPEGVKDLPPGVALPLESNLAYMNGISFTKGCYVGQELTARTHHVGVIRKRLLPVHFASPLPKDNVPEGAEILTESGKSAGKFRAGGGEFGIALLRLANINEALCLNIAGDKVKLTASKPEWWPKNAGK
- the IBA57 gene encoding putative transferase CAF17, mitochondrial isoform X3, with amino-acid sequence MLVRAGAAVSGLPGLRRLWRGGGSGAAACFPLGRALLGVRGADAAVFLQGLLTNDVTRLVAGDAPPAAAVPRALYAHALNVQGRCLYDLILYREPAGDIAGSLAKCGDQALVLTPDPRTEVMGWRLITKKGANLSEIIPGSHIGNIQDYHTHRYKQGIPEGVKDLPPGVALPLESNLAYMNGISFTKGCYVGQELTARTHHVGVIRKRLLPVHFASPLPKDNVPEGAEILTESGKSAGKFRAGGGEFGIALLRLANINEALCLNIAGDKVKLTASKPEWWPKNAGK
- the IBA57 gene encoding putative transferase CAF17, mitochondrial isoform X2, encoding MLGLLTNDVTRLVAGDAPPAAAVPRALYAHALNVQGRCLYDLILYRLHESPGEEPHILLECDDGVLDAVQKHLKLYKIRRKVNIAPCLDLSLWAVVPREPAGDIAGSLAKCGDQALVLTPDPRTEVMGWRLITKKGANLSEIIPGSHIGNIQDYHTHRYKQGIPEGVKDLPPGVALPLESNLAYMNGISFTKGCYVGQELTARTHHVGVIRKRLLPVHFASPLPKDNVPEGAEILTESGKSAGKFRAGGGEFGIALLRLANINEALCLNIAGDKVKLTASKPEWWPKNAGK